In Mytilus trossulus isolate FHL-02 chromosome 10, PNRI_Mtr1.1.1.hap1, whole genome shotgun sequence, the DNA window TATAGCTGACTCACTTAAACCCTGTAACCATCAGAAATTGTTGTAATATAGTTCCTGAGGaagatacaaaaaatattaatgggACAAACATTCAGACTGATGGATGTGGATGGACAGACTAAAAGACAAAGGTAAATCAGTATACTcccacttcttttttttttaaagtggtgGTATAATAAACTAGTTTATAGTCCAAAGCCTCAAGCAAAGGTGAATTGAAAACATCAAACAGAAACTATAATTTGATTAAGTACTAAATCAAAAcactataaaaatatacatacatttttatttcattgttataaatacATTAAAGTGACATTCTATATGATTTTTCTAAGATTTATTTGATGACAATGTTATTAACTGAATACGTCTAGATTTCTGGTTTCCTGCTGCTGATTTTATCGTAAGTCCTGTAGATGGAGCTGCAGGGGTTTTCTTATTTGCACTATTTTTGTCTGCCTCTgctgattgatttttttcacttgCGGGTTTATCtgattggtcagtttttgttCCCTTAGTTACAGGACTTGCAGCCAACTGAACATCATCAATGCTTGTTTCTAAGACAAGTTTCATATCTTCACTGTCTGTATCCATGACAACTGGTTCCTCactctaaaaaagaaaaaaaagaagatatcaACAACTATATCAAAAGCGAGACCAAAAATAAGcttaataaatgtatttaaaatcattaTCTTATGCTGTAATGTACTTTAATTTTCATTCTACTGAcgtatcatagataccaggactgaaTTTAGTAACCACGCCAgatgcacgtttcgtctacaaaagattcatcagtgatggtcgaatacaaaaaagttaaaaaggccaaataaagtaagaatTGAAAGAACTGAGAAATACTGCCATTACTTGAAGGCTagaatatgttttcatattctTTATTCTTATTTGTGTTGACTATGAAGGATACATTTGGCTTTAACTGATTGGAAACATCTACCCAGACTGACTCAAAATAAGGTGTTTGAATAATGCAATATAAACTGTCACATCAGATAGTTTACCTTGTAGAGTTCAAATTTACATAACAATCGCTACCAAATGATGCAGAGAATATGTGAATTAATTAAAAAGTCCAAAGTAATGTTTTAGACCCTTTACCAGATGAATGTTGTCActacatttttgaatttttcatattCTCCATCTATGTGatgaaaattttgtttgcaCCATACTGGACTTTAAAGTCATACCAACATAATAGTATTTCCACTTCACACAGTGTTCATGTCAGAAATGGCTAAAGATTTCATCTGGGATTTGTTTGTTCAAAGATGTCATGACAattagtttgtaaaaaaatgtccgtgcatttattacagtttttaaaataattttattaaatagacattttgacaaatataaagtttaaaagatCAATAATTACCTTGGAACTAACAGAGGATGCTGAAGGACTACTTGTTTTCTCAATAATTTCTTTAACAGGTTCAATATATGGGACACCAAGTTCCTCTTTGTCAAATGTTACTATGGTACAATATCCATCTGTAGAACTCACAATGAGAAACTGTCCATCTGGGGACctgaaatggtaaaaaaaaaggtcatcTGCCAAAATCAGGAGAAGCTGTTCTTGGAACGGCttttaatttgtcaaaaatttatcTCTAGAACAATTCACAAGGCAATATCAGGATACAATACTGTAGAAACTGCAAACAAAGCTCACAAAATAAACCACAAGTCCTAAAATATAGCAATTGCAAGTCTGTTGATTTGAATGGGGATTGTATCTCTTCCTATAAAAAGGTATACACAGACGTGCTCCTTATATGGGTCACTCTTCTGGAATGTCAAATATATTGATGGGGTTCTGTTTCACAGAGGTAATATACCAATGTGTAGACATTTATATATGACATAATGTCAATGGGTCATAAATGTTCATCTTCTGTACAGATGAATTTCCAAATTGGCTCTGatctatactagtcaacaaaagaaacgatacacgactttggaataaaattgatcaaaaagtattaaacttaaaacaaaatgagatacactattttaaaaagcttttatTTGCAATCTATGCACTTCtaaaaatgaatatcaaaatcTGTCGAAAAGTAACTAAATTCCATGTAAATGATCGTAGGGGGGGCAAATTATGTTTGCAAAAAGTTGGATAAAAATTGACTCACAATTTTGTAAGTACtgaataaattttcaaatttgtttaaaaatattcaatatgctaatcaagttatgtttatattgtaacTCATGAGttgaaatatagtttttttaatatttggtaaaaaaaaagtgttttttgaatctcaaaaaatgcaaaaaatgcaaaaaaaaagttttttggtCGCAAATCAATGCttaagttttgaaaacaacatACTAtaaatttggaacctttcggAGTAGTTTAAAGATTgttactgtttttttaatttcactttacacatactgtctatggtaagtcagttgataatgtatacattttaacgatttcttaTAGGGCCTAACtttgatttacaaataaacgaagaaacagtatgatttttaaaaaagaattgatggcaaacattgtctttacctttaaatgagaGGTTGGCATCAATATTTCGAACttctgttttgaaaattgtcgttttatgtaaattttggcaaaaaattaaaatttcgcCCAAATGACATCatgaaagcaaaaaaaaaaaattttcaacggatttatatttccatggtcattaagtattactaccttcaatattggtcctATAAACCGAAAACCTAATCTTTAACTTGAAAAAGAAGAcatgtatcgtttcttttgttgactagtatatataacaaataatccAAATAATCCCATGCGGTTTACATCTAAATAAGATGTCATGATAGCTACACAGccaattttgcataggtactatttttgtacttaaaatatgtagtactgaaaatttacttttgatatttagtactatttctttactttaaaatcattGTACTATTTacgtacctgtattttacagtacttgatttgtacatAAAATTTTGGTACATCAATAATATCAAAGCAAtcacaatattccatgtttaaaatcataattttaagagatttgaaatagacatactatcaaaatgctgaaaatgtaacgttgtaaccaaaaatatgtagtacttaaattacaaatcaagtactgtaaaatacaggtacctaaatattacaataattttagagtaacacaatagtactgaatatgAAAAGTAGATTTCCAGCACTACAGGTTTTTGGTACAGacatagtacctatgcaaaattggCTGTGTaggaaatatatatgtaatggCTGACCCTGCCTGGGATCTTTTGTGAATTTTGAGATGCCCCCTCTCTTTCCCctaaatacaaatttttacattatcttaCCATGCCAAATCACTAATTTGATGATAGTGTATATTAGTCACATGAGCAAATGGCATCTGTTGTTGTGTATCATAGAACAATACTGAGTCTTCTGTTCCTACAGCAAACACTGTTCTGTATGGCAAACTGTCAAGAAAAGATACATATTGATTCAAGattatataaaatgatttaacaCACAATTCATTTACAGGAAATGGACTTTTCCATAAATATTACAAGTCTATACCATATTTACATTGAAACTTTTTACACCTAAAACTTAATTGTAATCATCATATTGCAAATCAGGTGTTCATTTTGTCATctgtatcaacatattaaatatACTTCAAAAGCACTGGTTGAAAAGTTCATGAGTTATTGCACTGAACTTGTTGGCAGCCACCAACCATCctgtttttctttatcaataacAAGATTTTTCCTTTTTCCTGTGGAAAAATTTTGTGTTAACAAATCGTTAAAAagttataattaatataaagacTTGTTTTGACTGTGTTCTGTATATGATACCAATTCAAATTTTCTTGTATTCCTTTTGAAACTTTCACATATCTACAAGAGTGGCAGGTTCAATGTAAGGCTGAAGAGTCATGTGATGTTGCGCAATGCAGATCAGAATAATGCATTAATCAAATCTCTTTCATTAAATTGGTTTATCTTATAAATGTGACATACCATattaaacaagtgaaactgcgagctactgctcactgatacCCCCGccacaagtggataatattaatagtgtaaaaatatgcaagtgtttggtaaacaggaagttgtcaagtgatgaatctgaaaggCATCACACgatatagctgacttatataaatcctgaaaccaaatttcagaaatccttgtattgtagttcctgagaaaattgtgacaaaaattttcaacttggctatcatgtgtaaaatcatacaagtgttcggtaaacaggaagttgtcaagtgatcaatctgaaaacgcatcacacggtatagctgacttagataaaccctgaaaccaaattttagaaatccttgtattgtagttcccgagaaaaatgcgacgaaaaatattcatgggatggactgactgacggacggacagacagacagaggtaaaacagtataccccccttttttaaagcgggggtataattaaaGCTGAATAATTACATCTCTAAACTAAAGCATCTTCGGTTTCTTCAAGCTGACTAAGTCATTATAATTACCTAAACATTGTTGAATATTTCTCCCATTCCTTCAAATTGTTATTGTTGGTCTGATCTGAaaaggaaaataattgaataagcTACTAACATCAATAATCATTAATTATGGTTTCTGTTCATTAAATAACGTCTTTTTGATcaagttaagccatttcaatctgatttttttagtaTGTCTTTATGTTGTAATGTGCATTACTGGTTCAGGTTAATGTGAAGGTTGGCACCTGTTAAAATATCTAAACCCTCTGCATTAGTTTGCACATGAcataagtcaggagcctgttaagtggttgtcgtttgttggtgtgtttTTCGTTTTGTGTccatttatagcttgttgttcagtgtgagccaaggctctgtgttgaaagctttactttgacctataattgattacttttacacattgtgactaAGATGGTGAGTTGTTTCAtatgcactcataccacatctgatTTGCAAGATAAATTTATCAAGTTATTTCGTTGCATGCCAGTAGTATTTAAGTCACTGCTAAATACAATCAATTAAAAGCCAAATGGCATCATTAAGTTTCTGAGTCCAATTGTAACACCCGCTATGTATACTTTTTAAGAACTGATAATAAAACTGTTTTcttctagaaaatattttctttattctcCATCaggttttttgttaaaaataaacagatattCATGGCACTAACTTTGCTTTATTTCCCAACTATGGATTCAATAATATTCTAGGGATATCAATTTACATGGATTTTGTTGGTATTAGTGAACCacaaaggagtatgttcgataaggtcctaaaatggccccctttcttagcgtaaatttcaaattccgATTTATTGACtaatatcacgataaattatagctaatacattgacgGGGTAGAATATAAgccattttgataaaaaatttacgtttctgcgtttcattatgatgtcccaagttgtactcatattgatttttcacgaaaaaatcaatgaaaatggatAAATTTCCAAAGATTAtagacaggaaacatagagtgCATatgtcgacaacaaagatcttttaaaatatttaaatgtttgtgaagacatttaaCATGTCTCATTTGAATATTAAGCTTGTTGACGAtcctttatttggttgaaatccagctgattttgtaaaatttcaccaaaatggGATGTAAAATtcaacgtgttagaattaaactttgacaaaaacagctCTGTTTAGCTTTCTCACATGTCTTCAAGcaacttaaaacaattattgtcttgtaaccttgaactttataattggggccaaatatggcacTTACCAAACTTACTCCTTTAAATATTCAATGCAGTTCTAATGTGCTTCTGGGTTGTATGAAGATtttgacaaaaccatgaaatcaaaaatCCATGAAGATGCAGGATTTCCTCAATccaggaaaataaatgaatcaacagtattcCTAGATTTTATTTCTTTCCCTTACCCCTTTTTGACTTTATAAAGACAATATCTATCCACAAATTACAGAATAGAAATCTACACATGAATACCTTCTGATCCAGATTCTTGTCGACTTATCTTTTTCAACTCAAATTTTTGCGGACAGCACCGCACACAAACAGTTACTTTATTTGGACTAGGTAAATATACAGAAGGtctgaaagaaataaaataattacatatCAGTATGCCGAACTTCTATTGCCTTGAATCTGTGACGCTGGTTTAAATTTGAGTGCCCtacataatttataacaatgaaTTTTATGAATATGCTCTTCTTACTAAGCAATATTTCACCAAAAgatcttttcataatttttctttgttcatgtttgttcaatttaaaattgataagagattttatttcaaatgtgaatttttgtgaaaattgaaGAGTGAATGAAGATTAAAATGTGAATTTCTTAATCCAAATGTAACTTCTTTGATTAGTACCttatcaaataaattgtttggtatacaacatgtacagaATTCCTATAAATTGTCCATACTTACTTGGTGAGCAATTGTCGTGAAAACATATATGTAGAATTAATCAATTTGTCACCACATTCAATGCATCCAGCTGGAACAATCAGAATTTCTCCATCTTGTGTGAAAGTCAACCGACGAAAGAATGATCTCATTGTATCATCGTGGAACATTTTGAAAGACTTGGGCTTAATTTCTGATGGGCTGTCTGGTGACTGTGTTGCTGGTTGAGGTAAAGACATCTTTGAAACAGTATGTAAACACTTATCATTGCTAAGATTAAAAATTCTCAAAGACctgaaaaataacaattttaataaaacatcgATTGTTAGGTTTATCTTTATTGGATGACCGCACCAATTTTCATACCATAGATTTACAAATGCTGTcgaagcttaaaatacaatataattatctCAATTCATAACACTATCTTTTGCTGTAGTTCTTAACTACAGAGGTTTCACTTGTCCACTCTTTTTTTGCATGTACTTCTAATTTTCGGATGAGTGGTGAGGATCCAAGTAgttgattttatatattttaaaggaatAAAAGTAGATGTTTCAACTGCTTTAAAGACATTTTacaccccctccccccccccccccccccccacattTTTAGCTtgccaaattattttttattatatatatggtTAATAGATTTTTTCAGTATACATTATCCATGTTATCTATATATACTTCATTTTAAAGATTAATGCCTCCCTTTAAAAAATCATCAGTCACTGTCAGTCCCATGTGAAGGTGTTAATTGAagacattaaacaaaaattgtataaggaaaaaattattttgaaaataatgcaATACATTTTTCTGAATTCTTATCACCCATCAACAGGTTTACTTCTTAGTTTGTGAGTTTACAATGACAACTGCTTCACACACATACAGTAATAATGTTTAAGAATATGTTAAGAATTTTAGAAAGTGCAATTTACTATTAAAATATCGAACTCCAATGAATCAATCACCattcatatcatttttatagtttatgGCAGATGAAcattaataaatgaatacatcatgtacatgaaattctgaatttaacaaaaataaaacatataattattgATCTAATCGCATTTATAAAATCATTgtgaacaatttttttcaattacttATGATTTGCTACCCGAAAACTAGATTACCGTAGACTTTTTTGGCAATACATTTTGGAATTTGAGGTCCCCACTGCTCCTTAACttcctacttttttttttagccttttaaactttttttgatatgggcttcactgatgagtctttgggAGATGAATATCATCAGAAATTGAATGGCATAAGCAAATACCCCTCctttccattttatattttggaaatCTGAAATCTACCATAGTAAAAAAACCTTGAAACAGATTTTGATGATCACTTCGAGGTTTTGAAATTCAGAGTTCTGCATGATATATTTACTTTTACCTTACCTATCTGTACTTAGTGTAGCAACAAATTCATTTGAAGGATCAAAAGCTACTCCTTGTACAAAACTTTTATGTTCATTAAACAGTGCCACCTTTTCACCTGAAAGTAAAtagtataagatatatattttcaatgctACTAAGGGGAGTAGAGTAAATGTGGAAATTGCAGTCATGGAAGGttctatattttcaaaagaacaAGTACTAGTGTATTAAGATGCAAAATAGACAGTAGGTACAAGACAAAGGTTACCCTTACCATTCATCTCTTTCTTCTTCAGTTTGCTTTTAGAAAACCATGCATGCATGGTTTAATTTACTGTTCAAGTTGTGCAAACTGATGTTAtgagtttttttaataaataaacattttgaatttacattgtatcatagatcaaatttattcactTGTGTTAATATGTGTTATATCTTTTGAATGAGtaaagccatttcaattgatattttaaagtgtttttctatgttgtgatgttaaactattgtttcacaatcataccacatcttttttatagtagttgtcgtttgttgatgtggtgcAAAAGTGTTTCacagttttcatatatattagaccatttgttttcccgtttgaatggttttacactagtgattttttgggcccttttaAATAGGTTGCTCCCTTTTGAAGACCAtaatttgacctataatggtttacttttacacattgtgaATTTGAaggagaggtgtctcattggcactcatatcacatcttcttatatctatatgcagaaattaaaaaaatatatatgtaaaatcaatGATTCTTTCTTTCTCCTATAACACTTTAAGTTCAacgttttctacataagaaaatgagtgtaccaattcaggaatatggcagttgtgaTTTTCTTTGAGCATTTGCttttgccatttgcttaggGACTTTCCCATTAggattttcctcagagttctgaatttttgttatttcactttttacaCAATCTACATGcagaaattaatgtatattACATAATTAGCATTGGAGGATTACATACCTTTAACTATGTCCCACACTATAGCTGTATTATCAACAGAACCAGAAATCATTCTTTTCCCATCAGCTGACCAGCACAAATCATAAACATCCTCTAAgtgacctctgaaataaaaaaac includes these proteins:
- the LOC134687381 gene encoding chromatin assembly factor 1 subunit B-like codes for the protein MKVTTPEISWHERDPIYSVDFQPGNRKVKRIATTGVDKFIRIWEIKVGDDGKGTVEFISNLKRHTKSVNVCRFSPDGEVLATAGDDSVIVFWKLSDVPVPQNNIFNEDEEDNKENWTPFKMLRGHLEDVYDLCWSADGKRMISGSVDNTAIVWDIVKGEKVALFNEHKSFVQGVAFDPSNEFVATLSTDRSLRIFNLSNDKCLHTVSKMSLPQPATQSPDSPSEIKPKSFKMFHDDTMRSFFRRLTFTQDGEILIVPAGCIECGDKLINSTYMFSRQLLTKPSVYLPSPNKVTVCVRCCPQKFELKKISRQESGSEDQTNNNNLKEWEKYSTMFSLPYRTVFAVGTEDSVLFYDTQQQMPFAHVTNIHYHQISDLAWSPDGQFLIVSSTDGYCTIVTFDKEELGVPYIEPVKEIIEKTSSPSASSVSSKSEEPVVMDTDSEDMKLVLETSIDDVQLAASPVTKGTKTDQSDKPASEKNQSAEADKNSANKKTPAAPSTGLTIKSAAGNQKSRRIQLITLSSNKS